One Suncus etruscus isolate mSunEtr1 chromosome 13, mSunEtr1.pri.cur, whole genome shotgun sequence genomic region harbors:
- the ZBTB38 gene encoding zinc finger and BTB domain-containing protein 38 produces the protein MTVMSLSRDLKDALHSDTVLSVLNEQRIRGILCDVTIIVEDTKFKAHSNVLAASSLYFKNIFWSRAICISSHVLELDDLKAEVFTEILNYIYSSTVVVRRQETVTDLAAAGKKLGIAFLEDLTDRHFTSSPGPYVFCITEKGVVKEEKNEKRPEEPAVMSGPRITNAFSIVETENSNSMFSPLDLRASFKKASDPVRTTGSLCLERADACHEAEPVHTLAEHSYAVSSAAEAYRGLPAQEPQEPPSPPPPPPPPPAKTTQDHSSEAPPATKAKLSRKPKTLTMAPNPEPPAENVPTLPGTDAVPQQEPSPPRPPLPPLPPPTLGLPCPQSPHPPGETRCPPQEEENKAPDTPEPPLPAAAAAEVPPLAYNCSSCSKSFDSSALLSDHMQLHKPTQEPLVCKYCNKQFSTPNRLHRHEQICMRSSHMPGPSGNVRFLENYPTIGQNGGSFAGPGALLAENQVGEFPGVATSGGGNGSALPETDHMVKFVNGQMLYSCVVCKRSYVTLSSLRRHANVHSWRRTYPCHYCNKVFALAEYRTRHEIWHTGERRYQCIFCLETFMTYYILKNHQKSFHAIDYRLSISKKTANGGLKPSVYPYKLYRLLPMKCKRAPYKSYRQSAYESGGGSSQMGEAAPGPFVLQTPQGSDLPALNFQGSVSSLAHSPTLPPERQAQQDLPTASSVQAGEATAWGKEALKTDLDGHIYARGLAAAPTERRASPEVPAVVTPLVSSSGEKPASVISYSGPAPSVIVHSSQFSSVIVHSNTLASRSSSSHRAESATPVPTAPPREDIRAEPERAGRAACKPRSLKEKRRTAAGSCKGEAEEPRLSVTNSDPDPGATLGRSGQTQGGKTETYIAKPALPGTSTDSTVAPLCQITVKIGNEAIVKRHILGSKLFYKRGRRPKHQAPPSPPPPEDPRPVCNEPDGSGDRDSRDRDSALGLSQAECLELSEVFDEASDQDSSDQPWRPYYNYKPKRKSRQLRKVRRSSWRRDRDRDAPELCGSSRAKLPPAELDCMGTRPPPARAPDDDEEEPKEMPQLQCELCDGDKVLGAGQSRPHRHLSTRPYTCELCAKQFQSPSTLKMHMRCHTGEKPYPCKTCGRCFSMQGNLQKHQRIHLGVKEFVCQYCSKAFTLNETLKIHQRIHTGEKRYHCQFCFQSFLYLSTKRNHEQRHVQEHNGKGFACFQCPKICKTAAALGMHQKKHLFKTLGQQEKLEDESCMLDMSDMAEEEDQDQKPHMQTAGGDSP, from the coding sequence ATGACAGTCATGTCCCTTTCCAGGGACCTCAAGGACGCCTTGCACAGTGACACAGTACTCTCCGTCCTGAACGAGCAGCGCATTCGGGGCATTCTGTGTGACGTCACCATCATCGTGGAGGACACCAAGTTCAAGGCTCATAGCAATGTTCTGGCGGCCTCGAGCCTCTACTTCAAGAACATCTTCTGGAGCCGTGCCATCTGCATCTCCAGCCATGTCCTGGAATTGGATGACCTCAAAGCTGAGGTTTTCACAGAGATCCTCAACTACATCTACAGCTCCACAGTGGTGGTCAGGCGGCAAGAGACCGTCACAGACCTGGCGGCTGCTGGGAAGAAGCTGGGCATTGCCTTCCTGGAGGACCTGACTGATAGACACTTCACCAGCTCCCCCGGCCCCTACGTGTTCTGCATCACGGAGAAGGGGGtggtgaaagaggagaaaaatgagaaGCGGCCCGAGGAGCCGGCTGTGATGAGTGGCCCCAGGATCACCAATGCCTTTTCCATCGTGGAGACAGAGAACAGCAACAGCATGTTCTCGCCACTGGACCTGCGAGCAAGTTTCAAGAAGGCATCTGATCCGGTGCGCACCACTGGTAGCCTATGCCTGGAGCGAGCGGATGCCTGCCACGAGGCTGAGCCAGTGCACACCTTGGCCGAGCACTCCTATGCCGTGTCCTCAGCTGCTGAGGCCTACCGAGGGCTGCCTGCCCAGGAGCCCCAGGAACCCCCTAGCCCCCCACCACCGCCACCACCTCCACCTGCTAAGACTACACAAGACCACAGTAGTGAAGCTCCTCCGGCCACCAAAGCAAAACTGTCCAGAAAGCCAAAGACACTGACCATGGCCCCAAACCCCGAACCTCCTGCAGAAAACGTCCCGACCCTCCCAGGCACAGATGCGGTGCCACAGCAAGAACCCAGCCCTCCAAGGCCGCCCCTGCCACCACTGCCGCCACCAACATTGGGCCTGCCCTGTCCCCAGTCTCCCCACCCTCCAGGAGAGACCCGCTGTCCACCCCAGGAGGAGGAAAATAAGGCCCCGGACACGCCTGAGCCACCCCtgcctgcagcagcagcagcagaagtgCCACCACTGGCTTACAACTGTAGTTCGTGCTCCAAGTCCTTTGACAGCAGTGCCCTGCTCAGCGACCACATGCAGCTCCACAAGCCCACGCAGGAGCCCTTGGTGTGCAAGTATTGCAACAAGCAGTTCAGCACTCCCAACCGGCTGCACCGCCACGAGCAGATCTGCATGCGCTCCAGCCACATGCCCGGGCCTAGTGGCAACGTGCGCTTCTTGGAAAACTATCCTACCATCGGGCAGAACGGAGGCTCCTTCGCCGGCCCCGGGGCTCTGCTTGCTGAAAACCAGGTGGGTGAGTTCCCTGGTGTTGCCACCAGCGGCGGTGGCAACGGCAGCGCCTTGCCAGAAACCGACCACATGGTGAAGTTCGTCAACGGCCAGATGCTCTACAGCTGCGTGGTGTGCAAGCGCAGCTACGTGACGCTGTCCAGCCTGCGGAGGCATGCCAACGTTCACTCCTGGCGGAGGACATACCCATGCCACTACTGCAACAAAGTCTTCGCCCTGGCTGAGTACCGCACGCGCCACGAGATCTGGCACACTGGGGAACGACGCTACCAGTGCATCTTCTGCCTGGAGACGTTCATGACCTACTATATCCTCAAGAACCACCAGAAGTCTTTCCATGCCATTGACTACAGGCTGTCCATCAGCAAGAAGACGGCCAATGGCGGCCTGAAGCCCAGCGTATACCCGTACAAGCTCTACCGGCTCCTGCCCATGAAATGCAAGCGGGCCCCGTATAAGAGCTATCGGCAGTCTGCCTACGAGAGCGGTGGAGGAAGCAGCCAGATGGGTGAGGCAGCCCCGGGCCCCTTTGTCCTCCAAACCCCCCAGGGCTCTGACTTGCCGGCCCTGAATTTCCAAGGCAGCGTCTCCTCCCTGGCCCACAGTCCGACCTTGCCTCCGGAGAGGCAGGCCCAGCAGGACCTGCCCACTGCATCCAGCGTCCAGGCTGGGGAGGCCACTGCATGGGGGAAGGAGGCCTTGAAGACGGACCTGGACGGACACATTTATGCCAGGGGGCTGGCAGCGGCACCCACGGAGCGCAGGGCCAGCCCGGAGGTGCCAGCTGTGGTCACCCCACTGGTGAGTAGCAGTGGGGAGAAGCCGGCCTCAGTGATCAGCTACAGCGGCCCAGCACCCTCTGTCATCGTACACAGCAGCCAGTTCTCCTCGGTCATCGTGCACAGCAACACCCTGGCCTCCAGGTCCAGCAGCAGCCACCGTGCAGAGTCGGCCACCCCTGTGCCAACCGCGCCGCCCCGAGAGGACATAAGAGCCGAGCCCGAGCGAGCCGGCCGAGCGGCCTGCAAGCCCAGGAGCctaaaggagaagagaaggacagCTGCGGGGAGTTGTAAGGGCGAGGCAGAAGAGCCCAGGCTCAGTGTCACCAACTCTGACCCAGACCCTGGAGCCACGCTGGGCAGAAGCGGTCAAACCCAGGGCGGCAAGACTGAGACGTACATCGCCAAGCCTGCGTTGCCTGGCACGTCCACCGACAGCACCGTGGCCCCCCTGTGCCAGATCACGGTGAAGATCGGCAATGAAGCCATCGTGAAGCGTCACATCTTGGGCTCCAAGTTGTTCTACAAGCGTGGACGGAGGCCCAAGCACCAGGCCCCACCGTCCCCACCACCCCCTGAGGATCCCCGACCCGTGTGCAATGAGCCAGACGGTTCTGGAGACAGGGATAGCAGAGACCGGGACAGCGCCTTGGGGCTCTCACAGGCCGAGTGCCTGGAACTGAGCGAGGTATTTGACGAGGCCAGCGATCAGGACTCCAGCGACCAGCCCTGGCGTCCCTACTATAATTACAAACCCAAGAGAAAGTCCAGGCAGCTGCGCAAGGTGCGCCGCAGCAGCTGGCGCAGGGACCGGGACAGGGATGCCCCCGAGCTGTGCGGCTCCTCCCGAGCCAAGCTGCCACCTGCTGAGCTGGACTGCATGGGCACCAGGCCGCCCCCTGCCAGGGCCCCGGACGACGACGAGGAGGAGCCCAAGGAGATGCCACAGCTGCAATGCGAGCTGTGCGATGGGGACAAGGTGCTGGGCGCTGGCCAGAGCCGGCCCCATCGGCACCTGTCGACCCGGCCCTACACCTGCGAGCTGTGTGCCAAGCAGTTCCAGAGCCCGTCGACGCTCAAGATGCATATGCGTTGCCACACAGGCGAGAAGCCCTACCCATGCAAGACTTGCGGCCGCtgcttctccatgcaaggcaacctGCAGAAGCACCAGCGCATCCACCTGGGCGTCAAGGAGTTCGTGTGCCAGTACTGCAGCAAGGCCTTCACGCTCAACGAGACCCTCAAGATCCACCAGCGCATCCACACAGGCGAGAAACGCTACCACTGTCAGTTCTGCTTCCAGAGCTTCCTGTACCTCTCCACCAAGCGGAACCACGAGCAGAGGCACGTCCAGGAGCACAACGGGAAGGGCTTCGCTTGCTTTCAGTGCCCCAAGATTTGCAAGACGGCTGCAGCCCTGGGCATGCACCAGAAGAAACACTTGTTTAAGACCCTCGGCCAGCAGGAGAAACTCGAGGACGAGTCGTGCATGCTGGACATGTCTGACATGGCCGAGGAGGAAGACCAGGACCAAAAACCCCACATGCAGACCGCGGGTGGGGACAGCCCGTAA